A DNA window from Ornithodoros turicata isolate Travis chromosome 10, ASM3712646v1, whole genome shotgun sequence contains the following coding sequences:
- the LOC135370924 gene encoding ras-like protein family member 10B, with translation MPLVKVVVLGAPAVGKTSLIHQFVWSEFSEVYVPTDTRRTFHPSVIVNGRLYDLQVSDLPVVPYFPANSFYEWSDFRYYGLRSASAYVLVFDLNAPETFQYVKNMREQIFESRNMQGVPVFVVGNKHDLGEPREHREVAGLVKKHWRCGYVECSAKYNWHVMSLFREIVRALDDFGGLGARGVGDGGARDRCRIL, from the coding sequence ATGCCCCTCGTCAAGGTGGTCGTACTGGGCGCCCCCGCCGTCGGCAAGACATCTCTCATCCACCAGTTCGTCTGGAGCGAGTTCAGCGAAGTCTACGTGCCGACGGACACGCGCCGAACCTTCCACCCATCAGTCATCGTTAACGGACGTTTGTACGACCTGCAAGTGAGCGACCTCCCGGTAGTACCTTACTTCCCGGCCAATTCATTCTACGAGTGGTCAGACTTTCGTTACTACGGCTTACGAAGTGCCTCCGCGTACGTCCTGGTCTTTGACCTCAACGCTCCAGAAACTTTCCAATACGTCAAGAACATGCGTGAACAAATCTTCGAGTCGAGGAATATGCAGGGCGTCCCAGTGTTTGTTGTGGGGAATAAGCACGACCTAGGAGAACCGAGAGAACACCGTGAGGTGGCCGGGCTAGTGAAGAAGCACTGGCGTTGTGGTTACGTCGAGTGCTCCGCCAAGTACAACTGGCACGTCATGTCCTTGTTCCGGGAGATAGTGAGGGCACTCGACGACTTCGGTGGTCTCGGGGCTCGCGGCGTAGGTGACGGCGGAGCGAGGGACCGGTGTAGGATTCTCTGA
- the LOC135370275 gene encoding chitinase-3-like protein 1, whose product MSTAPTVIPAVPECDFEMGARKPKHRAARRQVSERTFLGRNLTTWQPSSALLRKEFLNIMFITAAVFTITGAVVAVRSAFGSESEEAWAVPMEDDLQAGRKRIYCFFNHSAYRRPEPMTFTVDNVQVEHCDDIVYTFLGIDPAAANIISKDPKYDVHLEGIRRFAKLRERDVSLVIWAALGGSRTDNDAFNKIASVRRSRVEFAENSARWLQQYGYDGIILYWIYPLGDTERSNFGSLIKSVKKRLSAEGLRLAVVVPGDKTLRKAGFDVRELAQTVDVIFVDTHRTVDPSTFPVTTFFSPLRVKTQAKRLGQTGLSYVLGDLSVEVNQMEKVVFGLTLAGVTFTLKDPSKNKAGDPVKGPGNPGVFTKEPGLLGHFEIDQLLAHDLSWSRQFDRVSQCPYLVSGDQWVGFEDDVSLQSKSHLVLFTGGIAVWDISMDDFRGSLGKPLLARARDIFLRNHTLGRTYPSRKKG is encoded by the exons ATGAGTACCGCGCCTACTGTGATTCCAGCTGTCCCTGAATGCGACTTTGAAATGGGCGCTAGAAAACCGAAGCATCGGGCGGCCAGACGGCAAGTTAGCGAACGGACTTTCCTTGGTAGGAACCTCACCACCTGGCAACCCTCATCTGCCTTGCTACGCAAA GAGTTCCTGAATATCATGTTCATTACGGCTGCTGTATTCACCATCACCGGTGCTGTGGTCGCTGTGCGGTCCGCCTTCGGGTCAGAGTCTGAGGAGGCCTGGGCAGTTCCCATGGAGGATGACCTGCAAGCGGGAAGGAAGCGGATTTACTGCTTCTTCAACCATAGCGCGTACCGAAGGCCGGAGCCTATGACCTTCACGGTGGACAACGTTCAGGTGGAACACTGTGACGACATCGTCTACACTTTCCTCGGGATCGACCCTGCTGCCGCTAATATCATCAGCAAG GACCCAAAGTACGACGTCCATCTGGAAGGCATCCGCAGGTTCGCCAAGCTTCGCGAACGGGATGTCAGCCTGGTTATCTGGGCTGCCCTGGGAGGAAGCCGCACCGACAACGACGCTTTCAACAAGATCGCCAGTGTCCGTCGAAGCAGGGTAGAGTTCGCAGAAAACTCTGCGAGGTGGCTTCAGCAATACGGTTACGACGGGATAATACTCTACTGGATATATCCTTTGGGGGACACAGAAAGATCAAACTTCGGCAGCCTGATTAAGTCCGTCAAGAAGCGTCTGTCAGCAGAAGGCCTCAGGTTAGCCGTTGTCGTGCCTGGAGACAAGACACTTAGAAAGGCTGGCTTCGACGTTCGAGAATTAGCTCAG ACAGTCGACGTGATCTTCGTTGACACTCACCGCACGGTTGACCCCAGCACGTTCCCGGTGACGACGTTTTTCAGTCCTCTTCGCGTGAAGACTCAGGCAAAGCGCCTGGGGCAGACGGGGTTGTCGTACGTTCTGGGCGATCTGTCCGTCGAGGTTAACCAGATGGAGAAGGTGGTCTTTGGACTGACCCTCGCTGGTGTCACGTTCACTCTTAAGGATCCTAGCAAGAATAAG GCCGGGGACCCAGTGAAAGGTCCAGGAAACCCCGGTGTATTCACCAAGGAGCCAGGTCTGTTGGGCCACTTCGAAATCGATCAGCTTCTGGCGCACGATCTGAGCTGGTCCCGACAATTCGACCGCGTAAGCCAGTGTCCATACTTGGTGAGCGGAGACCAGTGGGTGGGCTTCGAAGACGACGTCTCACTACAGAGCAAGTCGCACCTGGTCCTGTTCACCGGGGGCATAGCCGTGTGGGACATCTCCATGGATGACTTCCGCGGCTCTTTGGGGAAACCACTGCTGGCGAGGGCCAGAGACATCTTCTTGAGGAACCACACTCTGGGAAGGACGTACCCATCGAGGAAGAAAGGATAA
- the LOC135369758 gene encoding uncharacterized protein LOC135369758, translating into MEQGALRSDMRCRLCNRPATLFSPATGTARWRCRNHGHNWGESVFHDSMFRKYKIPLRLALKLMHIFAHDRHTYKYLTLECSRTARKIADRTIVRWLSLCRSVVSVAIQRQIAAEGKIGGRGKIVEIDESLFGKRKYHRGRVRKGHWVLGMVEREVNPNAKRKGGKLRVVVCPNNKRDKATLIPLIRRYIKRGTTIITDCWGGYRNLETLGENPEQWRRRGRRKYYTHKVVNHRVEFVTGPNREVHTQTIESTWRVLKRSLHRGGPQRKDIQRYLDEQLWRRHVQRMGLDPFINFLECVGTAKSRVFSGTEGLRYQTRPVSRNQNLGHHPARSQRRHSAVPSHRRTITAVIPRVPTSMAGVVGTTERAGPSLPQTNAATTAVTVSARPGSNAQAVRRVQTARRHRMRQVSPYSRPNASSAAPAVTATLSNTNNVPVIVSLATAPFPVQV; encoded by the exons ATGGAGCAAGGTGCACTGCGTAGCGACATGCGTTGCAGACTATGCAATCGTCCTGCGACGCTGTTCAGCCCGGCTACGGGTACGGCAAGATGGAGGTGCAGGAACCACGGCCACAACTGGGGGGAATCTGTCTTTCATGATTCCATGTTCAGGAAGTATAAGATTCCACTGAGACTCGCCCTGAAGCTGATGCATATCTTCGCTCATGACCGGCACACGTACAAGTATTTAACCCTGGAGTGTTCGAGAACTGCCAGAAAAATAGCGGATCGGACGATCGTTCGCTGGCTGTCCTTGTGCCGATCCGTCGTGTCCGTGGCCATTCAAAGACAGATTGCAGCAGAAGGTAAAATTGGTGGAAGGGGAAAGATCGTAGAAATCGACGAAAGTCTCTTCGGCAAGCGGAAGTACCACAGAGGTCGTGTCAGGAAAGGTCATTGGGTTCTGGGCATGGTAGAAAGGGAAGTCAACCCAAACGCCAAGCGCAAAGGAGGCAAGCTGAGGGTTGTAGTTTGTCCTAACAACAAGCGGGACAAAGCCACCCTTATACCGCTTATCAGACGCTACATCAAGAGAGGGACAACCATAATCACGGACTGCTGGGGTGGCTACAGAAACCTCGAAACTCTAGGTGAAAACCCTGAGCAATGGAGACGACGTGGGAGGCGGAAGTACTACACCCACAAAGTTGTCAATCACCGGGTTGAGTTCGTTACAGGACCGAATCGTGAGGTTCATACGCAGACCATAGAGTCCACCTGGCGCGTACTTAAACGGTCGCTTCATCGTGGAGGCCCTCAAAGGAAAGACATTCAACGCTATTTGGACGAACAGCTGTGGCGGAGGCATGTTCAGAGGATGGGACTTGACCCGTTCATCAACTTCTTGGAGTGTGTTGGTACAGCAAAAAGTCGCGTCTTCTCGGGAACAGAGGGGCTCCGATACCAAACACGTCCCGTCTCTCGCAACCAGAACTTGGGCCATCATCCAGCACGCTCTCAACGACGACACAGTGCTGTACCTAGCCACAGGCGTACTATTACGGCTGTCATACCACGTGTGCCAACTTCCATGGCAGGCGTCGTCGGTACTACAG AGCGTGCGGGTCCTTCTCTGCCACAGACCAACGCCGCGACTACAGCTGTAACGGTTTCTGCACGCCCAGGTTCGAACGCGCAGGCAGTTCGACGGGTACAAACAGCACGAAGACATCGGATGCGGCAGGTCTCACCTTACTCGCGACCAAACGCGTCAAGCGCGGCTCCAGCTGTTACGGCGACTCTAAGCAATACAAACAACGTTCCCGTCATTGTAAGTTTGGCCACTGCACCTTTCCCAGTGCAG GTTTAG
- the LOC135370926 gene encoding ras-related protein Rab-35-like isoform X1, with protein sequence MASDSNAMRAPQAYRGVGKSSLLLRFADNTFSGNYITTIGVDFKIRTLEVDGERVKLQIWDTAGQERFRTITSTYYRGTHGVVVVYDVTNGESFANVKRWLHEIEQNCDVVNRILVGNKNDDPSRKVVLTEDAQRFADQMGIQLFETSAKENINVEEMFNAITRMVLRTKKEQKERQQVPDEKLRLRPGAQKKRKCC encoded by the exons ATGGCGTCAGATAGCAATGCGATGCGAGCGCCCCAAGCATATCGTG GTGTTGGGAAGAGTAGTCTGTTACTACGGTTTGCCGACAATACGTTCTCTG GCAATTATATCACAACAATAGGTGTGGATTTCAAGATCCGTACCTTAGAAGTAGACGGTGAACGTGTCAAACTCCAGATTTGGGACACAGCGGGGCAAGAGCGTTTTCGTACAATTACGTCCAC GTACTACCGAGGAACGCACGGTGTCGTCGTTGTGTACGACGTGACAAACGGAGAGTCCTTTGCCAATGTCAAACGATGGTTGCATGAAATAGAACAGAACTGCGACGTTGTCAACAGGATTCTAG TGGGAAACAAGAACGACGACCCCAGTCGGAAAGTGGTGCTAACAGAAGACGCGCAGCGCTTTGCAGACCAAATGGGCATACAGCTTTTTGAGACGAGTGCCAAGGAGAACATAAATGTTGAAGAG ATGTTCAATGCCATCACACGAATGGTGCTCAGGacgaaaaaagaacagaaagagCGGCAGCAGGTGCCCGACGAAAAGTTGCGGTTAAGACCGGGAGCACAGAAGAAACGTAAATGCTGCTGA
- the LOC135370926 gene encoding ras-related protein Rab-35-like isoform X2: MSREYDHLFKLLIIGDSGVGKSSLLLRFADNTFSGNYITTIGVDFKIRTLEVDGERVKLQIWDTAGQERFRTITSTYYRGTHGVVVVYDVTNGESFANVKRWLHEIEQNCDVVNRILVGNKNDDPSRKVVLTEDAQRFADQMGIQLFETSAKENINVEEMFNAITRMVLRTKKEQKERQQVPDEKLRLRPGAQKKRKCC, translated from the exons ATGTCTAGAGAGTACGATCATTTATTTAAGCTTCTAATAATCGGAGACAGCG GTGTTGGGAAGAGTAGTCTGTTACTACGGTTTGCCGACAATACGTTCTCTG GCAATTATATCACAACAATAGGTGTGGATTTCAAGATCCGTACCTTAGAAGTAGACGGTGAACGTGTCAAACTCCAGATTTGGGACACAGCGGGGCAAGAGCGTTTTCGTACAATTACGTCCAC GTACTACCGAGGAACGCACGGTGTCGTCGTTGTGTACGACGTGACAAACGGAGAGTCCTTTGCCAATGTCAAACGATGGTTGCATGAAATAGAACAGAACTGCGACGTTGTCAACAGGATTCTAG TGGGAAACAAGAACGACGACCCCAGTCGGAAAGTGGTGCTAACAGAAGACGCGCAGCGCTTTGCAGACCAAATGGGCATACAGCTTTTTGAGACGAGTGCCAAGGAGAACATAAATGTTGAAGAG ATGTTCAATGCCATCACACGAATGGTGCTCAGGacgaaaaaagaacagaaagagCGGCAGCAGGTGCCCGACGAAAAGTTGCGGTTAAGACCGGGAGCACAGAAGAAACGTAAATGCTGCTGA
- the LOC135370925 gene encoding probable tRNA (uracil-O(2)-)-methyltransferase produces MWTHVAVSDSVLNLQRFRESVLVWVEKPHTVNRRLTGVLPLAQHRLADFGDETDLYSFAMKLESMDVPDMNAVLSSHKSCGDTDIDVLRSVCGDSRPVLVERYLLPKQIHKFKPVHEVVLITRDCAMFCNFSKGSTLSPNCTYRIRLDQDKRIHLELLGVGTNTDAPAVTWLKEHVLHKIYRWSCSEPLGSKQVVVASLRLTPIEKYSRVYFNLKKKYGAHLCKIWPETTDPSKFVYEDIAIASYLITLWEQDFNGSARPSFIDVGCGNGLLVYLLSAEGYNGMGIDIRKRKIWDLYGPDVNLVEGVITPTSRFSDYTWWIGNHSDELTPWIPYLASRSHADARVFLLPCCPFTFDGKYQRQHGGMSQYQSYLLFLQELCQTMGFEVELDRLRIPSTKRIALICKPASDDQVSTAQLEDARLNFVKENTVTKQVPEKLELGGASRGHEEVPDSDSFASVFKPRSKVEEVRNCTQLEKEFTQVIVDRIAIHLLQMEPVNDLSDTEPVWQQGGREHIGSLVHLLNDNELQKLKKQCGGLQTLLKNHRHVFLVHSGHASLNIPTSQPQRTTQRRKGKACSTSQKRAKLKECWFFKKHPQGCPLTDEECLYRHGR; encoded by the exons ATGTGGACGCATGTTGCAGTTTCAGATTCTGTTTTGAATCTACAACGGTTCCGAGAATCTGTTCTTGTGTGGGTTGAAAAGCCACACACTGTCAACAGACGGTTAACCGGAGTTCTGCCTTTGGCTCAGCACCGCTTGGCAGATTTTGGCGACGAAACTGACTTGTATTCATTCGCTATGAAACTTGAAAGTATGGACGTACCGGACATGAATGCTGTGTTGTCATCCCACAAGTCGTGTGGTGATACTGACATTGATGTATTGCGCAGTGTTTGTGGCGACAGTCGACCCGTTCTTGTCGAAAGATATCTGCTACCAAAGCAGATACACAAGTTCAAGCCAGTGCATGAAGTTGTCCTCATAACAAGAGACTGCGCAATGTTCTGCAACTTTTCAAAGGGCTCTACACTGTCACCAAATTGCACCTACCGAATTCGtcttgaccaggataagag GATTCATCTGGAACTTCTGGGTGTAGGTACCAACACAGACGCTCCTGCAGTCACCTGGCTGAAGGAGCATGTCCTTCACAAAATCTACAGGTGGAGCTGCAGTGAGCCTTTAGGGAGCAAGCAAGTGGTCGTGGCTTCTCTGAGGCTTACACCCATTGAGAAATATAGCCGTGTCTACTTCAACTTGAAGAAGAAGTATGGAGCTCACCTGTGCAAG ATATGGCCGGAGACCACCGACCCCTCAAAGTTTGTCTACGAGGACATTGCAATTGCCAGCTACCTCATT ACATTATGGGAACAAGATTTCAATGGCTCTGCAAGGCCATCGTTCATAGATGTTGGTTGTGGCAATGGACTACTTGTATATCTTCTCTCGGCTGAAGGA tataATGGAATGGGGATTGACATAAGAAAGCGTAAGATCTGGGACCTTTATGGACCTGATGTTAACCTAGTG GAGGGGGTCATCACGCCAACATCACGGTTTTCCGACTACACGTGGTGGATCGGAAATCACTCAGACGAGCTGACGCCGTGGATACCTTATTTGGCGTCGAG GTCACATGCTGATGCAAGGGTATTCCTACTGCCATGCTGCCCATTCACATTTGACGGGAAGTACCAACGGCAGCATGGTGGCATGAGTCAGTATCAGTCTTACCTCCTCTTTCTACAAGAGCTGTGCCAAACCATGGGATTTGAAGTGGAGCTCGACCGGCTGAGGATTCCTTCCACAAAGCGG ATTGCCTTGATATGCAAGCCAGCATCTGACGATCAAGTGTCAACAGCTCAGCTTGAGGATGCTAGACTAAATTTTGTGAAGGAAAACACAGTCACAAAGCAGGTTCCGGAGAAACTTGAGCTTGGAGGTGCAAGCCGGGGTCACGAGGAAGTGCCTGACTCGGACAGTTTTGCAAGCGTTTTTAAGCCGAGATCAAAGGTTGAAGAAGTTAGAAACTGCACGCAGCTGGAGAAAGAGTTCACACAAGTAATAGTGGACAGAATTGCAATACATCTCTTGCAAATGGAGCCTGTTAACGATCTGTCAGACACTGAGCCCGTTTGGCAACAAGGGG GCAGAGAACATATTGGAAGCCTTGTTCATCTACTAAATGACAACGAACTCCAGAAACTAAAAAAGCAGTGCGGTGGATTGCAGACGCTACTGAAAAACCACAGACATGTCTTTCTGG TGCACAGTGGGCATGCGTCCCTCAACATTCCTACGTCTCAGCCTCAGAGGACAACtcagagaagaaaaggaaaagcatGCAGTACTAGTCAGAAACGAGCAAAATTGAAGGAGTGCTGGTTTTTCAAGAAACATCCTCAAGGCTGCCCTCTGACTGACGAAGAATGCCTGTATCGTCACGGACGATAG